One window from the genome of Verrucomicrobiia bacterium encodes:
- a CDS encoding DUF2277 domain-containing protein has translation MCRNIKTLFNFDPPATDEEIHDAALQFVRKLSGFTKPSQANEKAFDQAVEETAVVAKKLLVSLVTHADPHNREEEAAKAHARAVKRFG, from the coding sequence ATGTGTCGAAATATAAAGACGTTATTCAATTTTGATCCGCCAGCTACGGACGAAGAAATCCATGACGCTGCCCTGCAGTTTGTGCGCAAGCTGTCTGGTTTTACCAAGCCGTCACAGGCCAACGAAAAAGCCTTTGACCAAGCAGTTGAAGAAACGGCGGTGGTGGCAAAGAAGCTACTGGTTTCGCTGGTGACTCATGCCGACCCGCACAACCGTGAAGAAGAAGCCGCCAAAGCACATGCCCGCGCGGTTAAAAGATTCGGTTAG
- a CDS encoding DUF4419 domain-containing protein yields the protein MTFVIETPIQRPRHGGRQHEPTNVTVELRSNEGFLDTVLDNPTRVHYNSRNKLHVVTAVNSSYGRDHDEASYGVANVSLGLQALHQCFAAHMPFSLSPDWVWYMIVHEVAEHVRQNSDRYAAAFTRTPSQKQTIEVRDDSLRYDAPSDWMRSINLIREPLAAKVTDRTMQLFLPAFSTTTIEDETAVLVAFMDVVSSYYEFEWRTMCGIPQIRLEGTAEDWDTLYSMTDRLSIEFPGLRAYFENLLPVLEKIHATASAHQVDENFWRSIYKYGGGSGGPFINGWFTAFFAHTQTQQGAKLREDFDWGRMMEHSFSGFSTNDFPAHLSQVPFKWNYYGTMYDMTFAAGITGVTTDDGFMSPRLGFAVVEN from the coding sequence ATGACCTTCGTCATCGAAACCCCCATCCAGCGGCCCCGCCACGGCGGCCGGCAGCACGAACCCACCAACGTCACGGTGGAACTCCGCTCCAACGAGGGCTTCCTGGACACCGTGCTGGACAACCCGACCCGGGTGCACTACAACAGCCGCAACAAGCTGCATGTGGTCACGGCGGTGAACAGTTCCTATGGTCGTGACCATGACGAGGCCAGCTACGGCGTGGCCAACGTCAGCCTCGGCCTCCAGGCTCTGCACCAATGCTTCGCGGCTCACATGCCGTTCAGCCTGTCGCCAGACTGGGTGTGGTACATGATCGTCCACGAAGTGGCCGAGCATGTCCGCCAGAACTCGGACCGCTACGCTGCCGCGTTCACCCGTACGCCCAGCCAGAAGCAGACCATCGAGGTCCGCGACGACAGCCTGCGCTACGACGCCCCGTCCGACTGGATGCGGTCCATCAACCTCATCCGCGAGCCGCTGGCCGCCAAGGTGACCGACCGCACCATGCAGCTGTTCCTGCCCGCCTTCTCGACCACGACCATCGAGGACGAGACCGCGGTGCTGGTGGCATTCATGGACGTCGTGAGCTCCTACTACGAGTTCGAGTGGCGGACCATGTGCGGCATCCCCCAGATCCGTCTGGAGGGCACCGCCGAGGACTGGGACACGCTCTACTCCATGACCGACCGTCTGTCCATCGAGTTCCCCGGACTGCGGGCCTACTTCGAGAACCTGCTGCCGGTCCTTGAGAAGATCCATGCCACCGCGTCCGCCCACCAGGTGGACGAGAACTTCTGGCGGTCGATCTACAAGTACGGCGGCGGTTCGGGTGGCCCCTTCATCAACGGCTGGTTCACGGCGTTCTTCGCCCACACCCAGACCCAGCAGGGCGCCAAGCTCCGCGAGGATTTCGACTGGGGTCGCATGATGGAGCACTCGTTCAGTGGCTTCAGCACCAACGACTTCCCAGCCCACCTCTCGCAGGTGCCCTTCAAGTGGAACTACTACGGCACCATGTACGACATGACGTTCGCCGCCGGCATCACCGGGGTCACCACCGACGATGGCTTCATGAGCCCCCGCCTGGGCTTCGCCGTCGTCGAGAACTGA
- a CDS encoding DUF1697 domain-containing protein — MAQYVALLRGIGPLNPNMRNEKIRAVFEGLGLVDVQTVLATGNVLFESNRRDTAQLESDIEAALQPQLGFHSTTVVRTRQQMQSLLLTHPFESMLYSKKTNLNVTFLKKAASTRWQFPYKNPDKTYTVLAMQDMAVFSVVDLTGAKTPDLMVRLEKEFGKDITTRSWNTVQKIIKKWEG; from the coding sequence ATGGCGCAGTATGTAGCCCTGCTCCGTGGTATTGGCCCGCTCAATCCAAATATGCGTAACGAGAAAATTCGCGCCGTGTTTGAAGGATTGGGCTTGGTCGATGTTCAGACGGTGCTGGCAACCGGCAACGTGCTGTTTGAATCGAACAGGCGGGACACTGCCCAACTTGAGTCAGATATAGAGGCTGCCCTGCAGCCACAGCTGGGATTTCATAGCACCACGGTTGTTCGAACTCGGCAGCAGATGCAATCGCTGCTGCTGACACATCCTTTTGAGTCTATGCTGTATTCCAAAAAGACCAACCTGAATGTGACCTTCCTGAAGAAAGCTGCCAGCACCCGTTGGCAGTTTCCGTATAAAAACCCAGATAAAACCTACACCGTGCTTGCCATGCAGGATATGGCTGTGTTTAGCGTGGTAGATCTCACCGGTGCTAAGACACCAGATTTGATGGTTCGACTAGAGAAAGAATTTGGCAAAGACATCACTACGCGAAGTTGGAATACCGTGCAAAAGATAATAAAAAAATGGGAAGGCTAA
- a CDS encoding ABC transporter permease has product MSTTENELISTVQPEQRSKLFWLFNDIYEMIKRSVRHIIRSLDQVMSLIMFPIMFMLLNRYVLGGSINTGDVSYANYLFAGILVQTLAFGANYTTINIAVDMKEGIVDRFRSLPMSSSALIVGHIIADLFRNIISGAIIILVGFLVGFRPSASLEDWLLVIGLSLLFTLAISSLSAILGLIVKSLEAAQWIGFVLIFPLTFISSAFVLTSTLPGPLRIFAENQPITHVINATRALLVGTPMGNAGWLSVVWCVGIIVVSIPLTAWLFRRRSAS; this is encoded by the coding sequence ATGAGTACTACCGAGAACGAACTCATCAGTACCGTGCAGCCAGAGCAACGCTCTAAATTATTCTGGCTGTTCAACGATATCTACGAAATGATCAAGCGCAGCGTGCGGCACATTATCCGTAGCCTTGACCAAGTCATGTCACTGATCATGTTTCCTATCATGTTCATGTTACTGAACCGCTACGTTTTGGGCGGGTCAATCAATACTGGCGATGTCAGTTACGCCAACTATCTGTTTGCCGGCATTTTGGTGCAGACCTTGGCCTTTGGCGCCAACTACACCACTATCAACATTGCTGTGGATATGAAAGAAGGTATTGTAGATCGTTTCCGCTCGTTGCCTATGTCTAGTAGCGCATTGATTGTAGGACACATTATTGCCGACCTGTTCCGCAACATCATATCTGGTGCCATCATTATTTTGGTTGGCTTTTTGGTTGGATTCCGTCCAAGCGCCAGCTTGGAGGATTGGTTGCTGGTTATCGGACTGTCGTTGCTGTTCACGCTGGCTATTTCTTCGCTGTCTGCCATTCTGGGCCTGATTGTAAAGAGCCTTGAAGCGGCGCAGTGGATTGGTTTTGTGCTGATCTTTCCGCTGACCTTCATTTCCAGCGCCTTTGTCCTGACCAGCACGTTGCCTGGTCCGCTCCGGATCTTTGCCGAAAACCAGCCAATTACGCATGTCATTAATGCCACTCGTGCACTGTTGGTGGGTACCCCAATGGGTAATGCCGGCTGGCTGTCGGTTGTCTGGTGTGTGGGCATCATCGTGGTGTCTATCCCGTTGACCGCCTGGCTGTTCCGCCGCCGATCTGCAAGCTAG
- a CDS encoding ATP-binding cassette domain-containing protein — protein MAKTSENAIAVKNLQKSYGDLKVLMGVNFTVERGSILALLGPNGAGKTTTIKILSTLLQPDGGSASINGFDIVKNSADVRANIGLTGQYAAVDEYLTGEENLQMMGRLYRLSMDDTKRRAQQLLRLFDLTEASKRTVKTYSGGMRRKLDLAMSMVASPPIVFLDEPTTGLDPRSRMAMWDTIKMLAKNGITILLTTQYMDEADHLADNIVVIDGGKVIAEGTADQLKSKVGSDRLELTISEKSDFEQAKKAVDGKGLKADPENRTLSIASKGGISMVKTTLQRLEDAKISVENISMHRPTLDDVFLSLTGHVATAEDQKNEAHAKKKKGKK, from the coding sequence ATGGCAAAAACGTCAGAAAATGCGATTGCAGTCAAGAATCTGCAAAAATCCTACGGCGACCTAAAGGTCCTGATGGGAGTGAATTTTACGGTCGAGCGTGGGAGTATTCTGGCGCTGTTAGGGCCTAACGGTGCTGGCAAGACCACTACTATCAAAATTTTAAGTACACTGTTGCAGCCAGATGGCGGCTCGGCTTCTATCAACGGCTTTGATATTGTCAAAAATTCTGCCGATGTCCGGGCAAACATTGGCCTGACTGGCCAGTATGCCGCAGTAGACGAATACCTCACCGGCGAAGAAAACCTGCAAATGATGGGCCGCCTGTATCGCCTGAGCATGGATGATACCAAGCGTCGGGCCCAACAGCTGCTGAGGCTGTTCGACCTAACCGAGGCCTCTAAGCGTACGGTCAAAACCTATTCTGGCGGTATGCGCCGCAAGCTAGACTTGGCTATGAGCATGGTGGCTTCGCCGCCTATCGTGTTCTTGGACGAACCAACCACCGGCTTGGACCCCAGGTCACGCATGGCTATGTGGGACACCATAAAGATGCTGGCCAAGAACGGCATTACTATCTTGCTAACCACTCAGTATATGGACGAAGCCGATCATTTGGCTGACAACATTGTGGTGATCGACGGCGGCAAGGTTATTGCCGAAGGTACAGCCGATCAGCTAAAGAGCAAGGTGGGCTCTGACCGCCTAGAGCTGACCATCAGCGAAAAGAGTGACTTTGAGCAAGCCAAGAAAGCTGTCGACGGCAAAGGCCTAAAGGCTGATCCAGAAAATCGTACCCTCAGTATCGCCAGCAAGGGTGGCATATCTATGGTCAAGACAACCCTGCAGCGACTAGAAGACGCCAAGATTTCTGTTGAAAATATTTCTATGCACCGTCCAACCCTAGACGACGTGTTCTTGTCACTGACTGGTCATGTGGCTACAGCCGAGGACCAAAAGAATGAGGCACATGCCAAAAAGAAGAAAGGAAAGAAATAA
- a CDS encoding FAD-binding oxidoreductase codes for MNSGDLKAKFSGTVIVPEDPGYRQVQSTLFFKGAPAVVLQPKTNDDVALAIKYSRENSLKLSIRSGGHNGAGFSTNKGGVVVDLSLMKDVQVIDQTKHIVRIQGGAIWGDIAKELHKSGWGLSSGDTISVGVGGLTLGAGVGWMVRKYGLAIDSLVAAEVVTADGKVVRASDSENPDLFWALRGGGGNFGVVTAFEFAAHPIGKVFSGKIVYGLDALPQLMTGWRDAMRTAPEDLTTMLVTLPSFMGMPPSAIVMCCYASDDKSAADKALKPLRNLGKLVSDDVSRMEYFEVLEEAHPPEGTEVIVKNGFVSDFSDELAHTVAGLYTGETGPILQIRGTGGAMNRVAADATAFAHRASEALIVAPTFMPPGATAADKEKVLQPWRQIAPFTKGAYINFFTDPDEPIDTMYPPATQKKLAKVKKQYDPTNVFDQNFNIKP; via the coding sequence ATGAACAGTGGTGACCTAAAAGCGAAGTTCTCGGGCACGGTAATCGTGCCCGAAGACCCGGGGTATCGGCAGGTGCAAAGTACGCTATTTTTCAAAGGCGCACCAGCAGTCGTACTGCAACCCAAAACCAATGACGACGTTGCGCTGGCTATCAAATACAGCCGTGAGAATTCGCTGAAGTTGTCAATCCGCAGCGGTGGTCACAATGGTGCCGGTTTTAGCACTAACAAGGGCGGTGTGGTAGTCGACCTGTCGCTTATGAAAGATGTGCAGGTGATTGACCAAACCAAACACATCGTCCGGATCCAGGGCGGAGCGATTTGGGGCGACATTGCCAAAGAATTGCACAAGTCAGGCTGGGGGCTGTCGTCCGGCGACACCATATCAGTCGGTGTTGGCGGGCTGACACTGGGCGCTGGTGTGGGCTGGATGGTCCGCAAATATGGCTTGGCTATAGACAGCCTGGTTGCGGCAGAGGTAGTAACAGCTGACGGCAAAGTAGTGCGGGCCAGCGACTCAGAAAACCCCGATTTGTTTTGGGCGCTGCGTGGTGGCGGTGGAAATTTTGGTGTAGTGACGGCCTTTGAGTTTGCTGCTCATCCAATTGGCAAAGTCTTTTCTGGCAAAATTGTGTACGGCTTGGACGCTTTGCCTCAGCTCATGACCGGCTGGCGCGACGCCATGCGGACGGCGCCAGAAGACCTGACTACTATGCTGGTGACACTTCCTTCATTTATGGGTATGCCACCGTCGGCGATTGTGATGTGCTGCTACGCCAGTGATGACAAGTCAGCCGCTGACAAGGCTCTGAAGCCGCTGAGAAACCTTGGCAAACTTGTCAGTGATGACGTTAGTCGTATGGAATACTTTGAAGTTTTAGAAGAAGCGCACCCACCGGAAGGCACGGAGGTAATTGTCAAAAATGGCTTTGTGTCGGATTTTAGCGACGAGCTTGCGCACACAGTAGCCGGGCTGTATACGGGAGAAACGGGGCCGATCCTGCAGATCAGGGGCACTGGTGGGGCTATGAACCGCGTCGCTGCTGACGCTACAGCTTTTGCCCATCGTGCCAGCGAGGCGTTGATAGTAGCACCAACATTTATGCCACCTGGTGCTACTGCGGCCGATAAAGAAAAAGTGCTTCAGCCATGGCGACAAATCGCACCGTTTACCAAAGGCGCCTATATCAATTTCTTTACAGATCCAGATGAACCCATAGACACCATGTATCCACCAGCTACGCAGAAAAAATTGGCCAAGGTAAAGAAACAGTACGACCCCACCAATGTCTTTGACCAGAACTTCAACATCAAACCCTAG
- a CDS encoding SRPBCC family protein: protein MGKTKFTIEPGQSTITIEREFDAPREKVFAAFIDPDVIGKWWGGKTYETTIETFEPHAGGSWRFVQKTSDAEYAFHGVFHDVTAPERAIQTFEFDGLPESGHVAMDSMWLTEENGKTKMKIVSAFQSVEDRDGMVDSGMEKGASEGYDVLAEIVESA from the coding sequence ATGGGAAAGACCAAATTTACGATCGAACCAGGACAAAGCACTATAACTATCGAGCGGGAGTTTGATGCTCCCCGAGAAAAAGTATTTGCAGCATTCATCGACCCGGATGTAATCGGAAAATGGTGGGGTGGAAAAACGTACGAGACAACTATCGAGACGTTCGAGCCTCATGCTGGTGGCAGTTGGCGATTTGTGCAAAAGACCTCAGACGCCGAGTATGCGTTCCATGGTGTTTTCCATGATGTCACTGCGCCAGAACGGGCTATCCAGACGTTCGAGTTCGATGGCCTACCAGAATCAGGACACGTTGCCATGGATAGCATGTGGCTGACCGAAGAAAACGGCAAAACAAAGATGAAGATTGTCTCTGCGTTCCAGTCTGTCGAAGATCGTGATGGCATGGTTGACTCTGGCATGGAAAAAGGTGCCAGCGAGGGCTACGATGTCTTGGCAGAAATTGTAGAAAGTGCCTAA
- a CDS encoding VOC family protein has product MQKITPSLWFDKEAEEAMKFYIDIFNSAPNKKAESKIVGITRYPDDQQVGPMKDMGGKVLNGIFELAGQRFICLDGGPIFKFNESISLYVEVADQEELDYYWNALSAVKESEQCGWLKDKFGLSWQIIPARMGELLGDPDKEKAGRAMQAMLQMHKIDIAALEKAYKGE; this is encoded by the coding sequence ATGCAAAAGATAACCCCATCACTATGGTTTGACAAAGAGGCCGAGGAGGCCATGAAGTTTTACATCGACATCTTCAACAGCGCCCCCAACAAAAAGGCCGAGTCAAAGATTGTCGGCATCACCCGCTACCCAGACGACCAGCAAGTAGGACCCATGAAAGACATGGGCGGCAAAGTGCTGAATGGCATATTTGAACTGGCTGGCCAAAGGTTCATATGCCTGGATGGCGGCCCGATATTCAAGTTCAATGAATCAATTTCTTTGTATGTAGAAGTTGCCGACCAAGAAGAGTTGGACTATTACTGGAACGCGCTATCGGCCGTCAAAGAATCCGAACAATGTGGCTGGCTAAAAGACAAATTTGGTTTGTCGTGGCAGATCATTCCTGCCCGCATGGGCGAGCTGCTGGGCGACCCAGACAAAGAAAAAGCCGGCCGCGCCATGCAGGCCATGCTGCAGATGCATAAAATTGATATAGCCGCACTTGAAAAGGCGTATAAAGGAGAATAA
- a CDS encoding SRPBCC domain-containing protein, with product MAESRTLTIERIFDAPVEKVWAAWSQPAEIAKWWGPKDFGSEGNKIDFQVGGKSVLCMVSPEGQKMYSGGTYKEIVEHQKIVTTDSFMDAEGNIISAKEYGMAADFPKELLITITFEAQGDKTKLTIQHAGLPVGEDADMAEAGWNESLDKLAESLK from the coding sequence ATGGCAGAATCACGAACGCTAACTATAGAAAGAATCTTTGACGCACCAGTAGAAAAAGTATGGGCAGCCTGGTCTCAGCCCGCAGAAATTGCTAAATGGTGGGGGCCGAAGGACTTTGGCTCGGAAGGCAATAAAATTGACTTTCAGGTGGGTGGCAAGAGCGTACTGTGTATGGTGTCACCAGAGGGCCAAAAAATGTACAGCGGCGGTACCTATAAAGAGATCGTAGAGCATCAGAAAATTGTGACAACTGATAGTTTTATGGACGCCGAAGGCAATATTATATCTGCCAAAGAGTACGGTATGGCTGCTGATTTCCCCAAAGAACTATTGATAACAATCACCTTCGAAGCGCAAGGTGACAAAACCAAGCTGACCATTCAGCATGCCGGCCTACCCGTTGGTGAAGACGCCGATATGGCTGAGGCTGGCTGGAACGAATCGCTTGATAAACTGGCAGAAAGCTTAAAGTAA
- a CDS encoding metalloregulator ArsR/SmtB family transcription factor, which produces MVEYTLNLDLIFHSLADPTRRDILERLAKRSMSVGQIARDYELTFAAVSKHVKVMEKARLVIKQRRGKEQIVSAAPSTVKDASEYLKRYEAMWSERFDALDMYLKSN; this is translated from the coding sequence ATGGTTGAATATACACTGAATCTCGACTTAATCTTTCACTCGCTGGCAGATCCCACCAGGCGAGACATTTTGGAGCGCTTGGCAAAGCGATCTATGTCTGTTGGTCAGATAGCCCGGGATTATGAACTGACGTTTGCGGCTGTCTCTAAGCATGTAAAGGTGATGGAGAAAGCCAGGCTGGTTATAAAGCAGCGGCGTGGAAAGGAGCAGATTGTGAGTGCAGCACCCAGTACGGTCAAGGACGCTTCAGAGTATCTGAAGCGCTACGAGGCTATGTGGAGCGAGCGTTTTGACGCTCTTGATATGTATCTAAAAAGTAACTAA